TCGTCGGGGTCGACGGCCGGGAACATCGCGACGCGCAGCTGGTTGCGGCCCAGTTTGCGGTACGGCTCGGTGTCGACGATGCCGTTGGCGCGCAGCGCCTTGGCCACGGCGGCGGCGTCCACTTCGTCGTTGAAGTCGATGGTGCCCACCACCTGCGAGCGCAGCGCGGCGTCGGCGACGAACGGCGTCGCGAATGAGGAGGCCTCCGCCCAGGAGTACAGCCGTTGCGCGGAGTCGGCGGTGCGCTTGACCGCCCAGTCGAGACCGCCGTTGCCGTTGAGCCAGTCGAGCTGCTCGGCCATGAGCAGCAGCGTCCCGATGGCCGGGGTGTTGTAGGTCTGGTTCTTGAGGCTGTTGTCGATGGCGATCGGCAGGGACAGGAACTCGGGCACCCACCGCCCGGCGGCGCTGATGGCCTCGACCCGGGCCAGCGCGGCCGGGGACATGACGGCCAGCCACAGCCCGCCGTCGCTGGCGAAGTTCTTCTGCGGGGCGAAGTAGTAGGCGTCGACCTGGTTGATGTCGACGGGCAGCCCGCCGGCGCCGGAGGTGGCGTCGATGACGATCAGCTTG
This DNA window, taken from Mycolicibacterium sp. MU0050, encodes the following:
- the serC gene encoding phosphoserine transaminase, coding for MADQLTIPDHLKPADGRFGCGPSKVRDAQLQALVSKGAELFGTSHRQAPVKDLVGRVRNGVRELFSVPEGYEVILGNGGSTAFWDAAAFGLIDQRSLHLTFGEFSAKFASAVAKNPFVGDPVVIKSDPGTAPAPQSDPSVDVIAWAHNETSTGVAVPVRRPEGSADKLIVIDATSGAGGLPVDINQVDAYYFAPQKNFASDGGLWLAVMSPAALARVEAISAAGRWVPEFLSLPIAIDNSLKNQTYNTPAIGTLLLMAEQLDWLNGNGGLDWAVKRTADSAQRLYSWAEASSFATPFVADAALRSQVVGTIDFNDEVDAAAVAKALRANGIVDTEPYRKLGRNQLRVAMFPAVDPDDVSALTACIDWVVERL